A stretch of the Mycobacterium sp. ITM-2016-00317 genome encodes the following:
- a CDS encoding Xaa-Pro peptidase family protein, with amino-acid sequence MTRIPQQLHFSVEEYRARLLRTQAEMERRGLDALLLHQPENIAWLSGFWHDGFFAYHSLVIPAEGEPILVERSLEDPVAQELSWVSDRRGYFDGEDAEALAAAVVAEVTATGGRIGVELNSAFLTVNRYRRLASLLAGRELLSHHDIVEDLRQIKSEQEISYIRTAGRIASAAVTAGLRAAQVGATELDVAAAVAQAQAAHRHDSFFGGVGGTICSGWRTIQLHGQQTGRTLEAGDRLRLELPGIYRQYWAKQMRSAVLGRADADLLRAHDILCAAQDSAISAMAPGVPAAHIAELCRRPVLDAGLIDRYENRVGYGLGLQFHPTSGDFALDIDHRTPRKLEAGMVFHMLLFAAGAAISETVVVTDDGCEVLTEGSRSLPQVG; translated from the coding sequence GCTGCTGCTGCACCAGCCGGAGAACATCGCCTGGTTGAGTGGCTTCTGGCATGACGGGTTCTTCGCTTACCACTCGCTGGTCATCCCGGCCGAGGGAGAACCGATTCTCGTCGAGAGATCATTGGAAGATCCTGTGGCGCAGGAACTCTCATGGGTGTCGGACCGGCGCGGATACTTCGACGGCGAAGATGCCGAAGCCCTGGCCGCGGCTGTGGTCGCCGAGGTGACCGCGACCGGCGGCCGGATCGGTGTCGAACTCAACTCGGCGTTCCTGACGGTGAACAGGTATCGCCGCTTGGCCTCGCTGCTCGCCGGCCGGGAGCTGCTCAGCCATCACGACATCGTCGAGGACCTGCGCCAGATCAAATCCGAGCAGGAGATCTCCTACATCCGCACCGCGGGCCGGATCGCGTCCGCGGCGGTCACCGCGGGACTGCGGGCGGCGCAGGTCGGCGCCACCGAACTCGACGTCGCGGCCGCCGTCGCGCAGGCGCAGGCCGCGCACCGTCACGACTCGTTCTTCGGGGGCGTCGGCGGCACCATCTGCAGCGGCTGGCGCACCATCCAGCTGCACGGGCAGCAGACCGGCCGCACGCTGGAGGCCGGTGACCGGCTGCGCCTCGAGCTGCCCGGGATCTATCGGCAGTACTGGGCAAAGCAGATGCGCTCGGCCGTATTGGGCCGCGCCGATGCCGACCTGCTACGCGCTCACGACATCCTCTGCGCTGCCCAGGATTCCGCCATCTCGGCGATGGCGCCAGGAGTCCCCGCGGCGCACATCGCGGAGTTGTGCCGCCGTCCGGTGCTGGACGCCGGGCTCATCGACCGCTACGAGAACCGCGTCGGTTACGGCCTCGGACTTCAGTTCCACCCGACCTCCGGCGATTTCGCGCTGGACATCGACCATCGCACCCCCCGTAAGCTCGAGGCCGGCATGGTCTTCCATATGCTCCTCTTCGCCGCCGGTGCCGCGATCAGTGAAACCGTCGTGGTCACCGACGACGGCTGCGAGGTGCTGACCGAGGGGTCGCGGTCCCTGCCGCAGGTCGGCTGA
- a CDS encoding asparaginase, which yields MRVPTVAVISMGGTISCAPGDTGTGLVPRTDAGDMVSVAGVDIRPVRWSLTDSSEITFDEIARLGHEVRRQTAEGADAVVVTQGTDTLEETSYALSLLRPLDRPVVFTAAMRAPTVPGSDAAANLSAAITTALSPELAHASAGAVVVMNNEIHSAKWVQKTHTQRVDAFGSGDRGVLGVLYEGRPTFLRRDPPPVVPPLLDTDAGGDVRVALLTAALDQDTHLYSAVQRAGYRGLVVEGLGGGHVSGAAARVLGDAAQEIPVIYASRTRAGAVLERTYGSPGAELDLLERGCIPSGELPAVKARVLLTVLLRSGHGRQSAEAVLRAEGGAYGATAQAPSAPLMCSASSPVG from the coding sequence ATGCGCGTTCCGACGGTCGCCGTGATCTCGATGGGCGGCACCATCTCTTGTGCACCCGGTGACACCGGGACCGGCCTGGTGCCGCGCACCGATGCCGGCGACATGGTGTCCGTGGCCGGGGTGGACATCCGCCCCGTGCGGTGGAGTCTGACCGACTCCTCCGAGATCACGTTCGACGAGATCGCCCGCCTCGGTCACGAGGTCCGCAGGCAGACAGCCGAAGGCGCGGACGCCGTCGTCGTCACCCAGGGCACCGACACGCTCGAGGAGACCTCCTACGCGCTGAGCCTGTTGCGCCCGCTGGACCGCCCGGTGGTGTTCACCGCCGCGATGCGCGCACCGACCGTCCCGGGTTCCGACGCCGCCGCGAACCTGTCCGCGGCGATCACCACGGCCCTCAGTCCCGAGCTCGCGCACGCGAGCGCCGGGGCCGTGGTGGTGATGAACAACGAGATCCACTCCGCGAAATGGGTGCAGAAAACCCACACCCAGCGCGTCGACGCGTTCGGTTCCGGCGACCGGGGCGTCCTCGGCGTGCTGTACGAGGGCCGACCGACCTTCCTGCGCCGCGACCCACCGCCGGTCGTGCCCCCGCTTCTCGACACCGATGCCGGAGGTGACGTCAGGGTCGCGCTGCTGACCGCGGCCCTCGATCAGGACACCCATCTGTACAGCGCTGTCCAGCGGGCCGGCTACCGCGGCCTGGTGGTCGAAGGCCTGGGCGGCGGACACGTCAGCGGTGCCGCTGCCCGGGTACTCGGTGACGCCGCGCAGGAGATCCCGGTGATCTACGCCTCGCGCACCCGGGCGGGCGCTGTGCTCGAACGCACCTACGGCTCCCCCGGCGCCGAACTGGATCTGCTTGAGCGGGGGTGCATTCCGTCAGGGGAACTGCCCGCGGTGAAGGCCCGCGTGCTGCTGACCGTCCTGCTGCGGTCGGGGCACGGGCGCCAGAGCGCAGAGGCTGTGCTGCGGGCCGAGGGCGGGGCGTACGGCGCTACCGCGCAGGCACCGTCGGCACCACTGATGTGTTCGGCCAGCAGCCCAGTGGGCTGA
- a CDS encoding SPFH domain-containing protein yields the protein MPWEIYAAIVLVLLGAFGLVSRATASEETGHIRGTRIAAGAAALTVLVLILGSTTMVSTRNIGVVTTLGRPSGTLSNGLHLKAPWESVTEMDGAIQIDNHTGEYATMVRLGNNSTAYVDNSVRWRIRAAAADELFLDYRDFDNVRENLVTRELRAALNEVFADFDPLAPENVEGTDVQALGDHVADNLRAKVGDQVDIINVIIPLVSYDEATQGRINALNAERANTRVAEQRAKTAEAEARANEILAGSVSDSPNVLVSKCLDAAREASLSPLGCWPNTSVVPTVPAR from the coding sequence GTGCCGTGGGAGATCTACGCAGCAATCGTGCTGGTGCTTCTCGGCGCTTTCGGGCTCGTGTCGCGAGCGACGGCATCGGAGGAGACGGGCCATATCCGCGGGACCCGCATCGCCGCCGGCGCGGCAGCACTGACGGTCCTGGTGCTGATCCTCGGGTCGACGACGATGGTGTCGACGCGCAACATCGGCGTGGTCACCACCCTCGGGCGGCCGAGCGGCACCCTGAGCAACGGCCTGCACCTGAAGGCGCCCTGGGAGTCGGTGACCGAGATGGACGGCGCCATCCAGATCGACAACCACACCGGCGAGTACGCCACCATGGTCCGGCTCGGCAACAACTCGACCGCGTATGTGGACAACAGCGTCCGGTGGCGGATCCGGGCGGCCGCCGCCGACGAGCTGTTCCTCGACTACCGGGACTTCGACAACGTCCGCGAGAACCTCGTCACCCGGGAGTTGCGGGCCGCCCTGAACGAGGTGTTCGCCGACTTCGACCCGCTGGCGCCGGAGAACGTCGAGGGCACCGACGTCCAGGCGCTGGGTGACCATGTCGCCGACAACCTCCGCGCCAAGGTCGGCGACCAGGTCGACATCATCAACGTCATCATTCCGCTGGTCAGCTACGACGAAGCCACCCAGGGCCGCATCAACGCGCTCAACGCCGAGCGGGCCAACACGCGCGTCGCCGAACAGCGGGCCAAGACCGCCGAGGCCGAGGCGCGGGCCAACGAGATCCTGGCCGGTTCGGTCTCGGACAGCCCGAACGTGCTGGTCAGCAAATGCCTCGACGCGGCGAGGGAAGCTTCGCTCAGCCCACTGGGCTGCTGGCCGAACACATCAGTGGTGCCGACGGTGCCTGCGCGGTAG